The Clostridium sporogenes region CTAATATGATGGAATCATATTCATGTTTTAAATCCTTTTCTTTAACATCATCTAATATTATATCTAAACGTCCTTTAGCACAGCAACTTTTCACATAGGAAAGCCTAACACAAGAGTAATGATTTTCTTTTAGTAAGTTTGATAAATTTTCTGAAGCTTCTTTGGATATATATATTTCTAAATTATTCTTTTCCATATAAACACCTCAAATATAATTAGTAATATTTTATATTTACCTATTATAACTTAATTGTTAAATAAACAAAAACTATAAAAAACAAAAAATCATCACTTTGTATCATAATGTTTTACATAAAAAACAAAAAAATATCGACAAAGGACGACTTGAATATGATTATAACATTAAATTAAGAAAGTGAAAACAATTATTATAAAGTTTTTTAATGAATTTATACAAAGTTTGCAAGATATAATATAGATTTTATAAAAAATTACTTATTAATATTATAATCATATATTTTTATAGTATAATATATATTTGTATACTTAACAAAAGTATAGGATTATGTTAAAAGAGGTGAAGGAGTATGGACAATAAAGCTAATGTTTATATAAAGTTTGGAGAGAATGGTAAAATACCAAGTTATGGATCTTTAAATGCTGCAGGGTGTGATTTATATGCTACAAAGTATATGGAGATAAAACCAGGAGAAATAAAAGTTATGCCCTTGAATTTTGTTATGGCTATGGATGAAAACTTGGAAGCACAAATAAGACCAAGAAGTGGATTATCCTTAAAAACTAATTTAAGAGTTCCTAATAGTCCAGGAACTATAGATAGTGATTATAGAGACACAGTAGGAGTTATATTGGAAAATACATATGATATAGCTAATTTGCCCTATGATATAGTAAAAGATCCTAATGTATTAAAAGTTTTAAAAGAAAAATATAAAGAAATATCTTTAATTGATTATTTAAATAGTAAAGAAGATATAAATTTAGATACTAGTAATTCTTTAAGTATATTGAAGCAAAAGATATACTTAGATGAAAAAGGAAATCCATACGGAACTATATATATAAATAAAGGTGAGAGAATAGCTCAGATGGTATTCAAAGAATATAAAAGAGCTAATTTTATAGAATACGAAAATCCTCAAGAAATAGGAGAAAATAGAGGCGGAGGATTTGGACATACAGGAGTAAAATAATATTAATAAAAGGTGCTGTCTAATTTCCGGCACCTTTTATTAGATTATCTATTATCTTTAGTTATTTAATTTGTTACATTCACTAAGAGTTTTTACATTAACAACTATTTCTTTATCTGTATTTAAACTTTTAATATGAGCTATATTTTCTTTATTGTCTACTTTTTCTATATGAACCGGTGTATTTTTATAATAAACAGGAATATATTTTTTAGAGTCTATTATTTGTTTAGCTCGTTTAGATTCCATAAAAAAACCTCCTAAATATAAAATATATTAATATTTTTCCCCATAAAAATAAATATATTAAGGAATTAATAAAAATAAATAGATATTTATTTTTATAGAGAAAATTTTAAATATGTGAATTTATAGTATGTTTTTTAGCAATATATAAATAATATAGGTAAGATTAAAATTATATTTAATAATATTTTTGGAGGAGAGCTTATGAAAAAGAATAATAATAGTAAACCTAATAAACCAATGGAAGGAAATAAAGATGCTAAATTGAGACAACAAAGTGGTCAAAAAAATGCAAATAAACCTAAAAATTAAAATTATAATTTTAACAAAATATAGGTATAGTAATATAAAATGTGTATAAAATAATATATAGACTCCTAAGTTTTAAATTTTATATTTTCCTAAGTTTTAAATTTAACTTCACCTAAATAAAGTATATTTAGGTGAGGAACATTTTTTATACTATAAATATAAAATAAAAAATTATATTAAAAAGCTAGTCTTAATAGACTAGCTTTAATAATTATTTTTCATTAGGAGCTTTCATAAAGAAAGCTATTTTATCTTTTTTTGCTGTAGAAACACTTAAATTTCTTTTGTGTAATGTATCATCGTAATCAGAAGTTTGTCCATCACAAACATAAGCATAATCTGTTTTTCCTTCTTTTACCCAACCCATAAAAATATACGCATGTGATGGAGAACCAGCATTGTCTACAGTAGTAAAACAAATATCACCTTTTTGTAATTTGGTATAATCTGTTTCTTTTGTCCAATTTTTTTTCTTTAAATCTTCTAATAATCCTTTAGTACTTATAGTATTTTTAGGTATATCATAGCCGTTATTTCTGTATAATTGGGATATAAATATTACAGAAACACCTTTTTCACTACCTTTATTTATAGAGACTGCGTCTTTAAGGGATTTTTGTCTATTATTTTTATCTTGTATATATTTAGCTATTTTTTCATTTAAAGCAATTTCTTTGTTTTCCGCTTTCTTGTCAGTTCCTTTATTATTATTTTTTACATCTTTAGTTATTTCGGTATTATTATTTTTAGCTCCGTTATCATCTTTAGCTAAATTAAAGGAGAAAGAAACCATTTGTTTAACAACTAATATACAAACAATCACAATAGGTATAACTACTGCTCCAAAGATTAAATTATTTTTTTTAGCAGCTTTATCTGCCATTTCATGCATTTCTTCTATATACTTTTCTTGATTTTCTTCATTTAAATTATTAAAGTGTTTATCAAATTTATGATTTTTACTCATATCTATCCTTCCTTATATGAAAATATTTATTTCAGTTAAAATATAACAATATAACAAAATATATTACTTTATAATTGTAGCAGATAAATTATATTAAGTAAAGAAACATAAAATAACATTTTTAAATTTTATTAAATAATTCAATATATTTTAAATGTGTAAGTATAATTTATTTAGATTATATATGTAAAAATTTTTAGAGTATCTTGAAGTTTGAGTGTAGATATAAAGTAATATATATGTAAAAAAATAAATATATATACGATATAAAGAAAAAAAATAGTTACTATAATAAAAATTAATAATTACTTTGATAATTTAAGTTGAATTTTATGGTAATAAAATGTATA contains the following coding sequences:
- a CDS encoding H-type small acid-soluble spore protein; this encodes MESKRAKQIIDSKKYIPVYYKNTPVHIEKVDNKENIAHIKSLNTDKEIVVNVKTLSECNKLNN
- a CDS encoding dUTP diphosphatase, which codes for MDNKANVYIKFGENGKIPSYGSLNAAGCDLYATKYMEIKPGEIKVMPLNFVMAMDENLEAQIRPRSGLSLKTNLRVPNSPGTIDSDYRDTVGVILENTYDIANLPYDIVKDPNVLKVLKEKYKEISLIDYLNSKEDINLDTSNSLSILKQKIYLDEKGNPYGTIYINKGERIAQMVFKEYKRANFIEYENPQEIGENRGGGFGHTGVK